The following coding sequences lie in one Danio rerio strain Tuebingen ecotype United States chromosome 3, GRCz12tu, whole genome shotgun sequence genomic window:
- the LOC141381262 gene encoding uncharacterized protein isoform X2, with translation MKGGREGSQARPKTTNKGGMGGQDKGGSVQGGSSGSGAPAGNQGGAGGSVQGGGKEHQGGAGGTTQGESIRGDKAGGRWGAGWAGGLWGAGCARSGWAEAGRAGDQRGAGRAGSWAGAGRARRLVGAGRARSRAGAGRARRLGCAGRARSRAGAGRARRLGGAGRARGRAGVGWARRLGGAGRARRLGGAGRARSRADAGRARRLVGAGRARRLGGAGRARRLGGAGRARSRVVAGWARRLGGAGRARSRAGAGWARRLGGAGRARSRADAGRARRLVGAGRARRLGGAGRARRLGGAGRARSRVVAGWARRLGGAGRARSRAGAGWARRLGGAGRARSRTGTGTEALRGWSRHWRALRGWSRHWRALRGWSRHWRALRGWSRHWRALRGWSRHWRALRGWSRHWRALRGWSRHWRALRGWSRHWRALRGWSRHWRALRGWSRHWRALRGWSRHWRALRGWSRHWRALRGWSRHWRALRGWSRHWRALRGWSRHWRALRGWSRHWRALRGWSRHWRALRGWSRHWRALRGWSRHWRALRGWSRHWRALRGWSRHWRALRGWSRHWRALRGWSRHWRALRGWSRHWRALRGWSRHWRALRGWSRHWRALRGWSRHWRALRGWSRHWRALRGWSRHWRALRGWSRHWRALRGWSRHWRALRGWSRHWRALRGWSRHWRALRGWSRHWRALRGWSRHWRALRGWSRHWRALWGWSRHWRALWGWSRHWRALWGWSRHCSRGLPL, from the exons atgaagggggggagggagggaagccaagccagacccaaaacgacaaacaagggagggatgggagggcaagacaaGGGAGGATCAGTCCAGGGTGGGTCCAGCGGGTCAGGAGCCCCAGCAGggaaccagggtggagccggtgggtccgtccagggtggaggaaaggaacaccagggaggagcaggagggacgacccagggagagtctatcaggggagacaaggcaggaggtcggtggggagccggctgggctggaggcctgtggggagccggctgtgCTAGAAGCGGCTgggctgaagccggcagggctggagaccagaggggagccggcagggcagggagctgggctggtgccggcagggctagacgtctggttggcgccggcagggcaaggagccgggctggggccggcagggcaagacgtctgggttgtgccggcagggcaaggagccgggctggggccggcagggcaagacgtctgggtggtgccggcagggcaaggggccgggctggggtcggctgggcaagacgtctgggtggcgccggcagggcaagacgtctgggtggcgccggcagggcaaggagccgggctgatgccggcagggctagacgtctggttggcgccggcagggcaaggcgtctgggtggcgccggcagggcaaggcgtctgggtggcgccggcagggcaaggagccgggttgtggccggctgggcaagacgtctgggtggcgccggcagggcaaggagccgagctggggccggctgggcaagacgtctgggtggcgccggcagggcaaggagccgggctgatgccggcagggctagacgtctggttggcgccggcagggcaaggcgtctgggtggcgccggcagggcaaggcgtctgggtggcgccggcagggcaaggagccgggttgtggccggctgggcaagacgtctgggtggcgccggcagggcaaggagccgagctggggccggctgggcaagacgtctgggtggcgccggcagggcaaggagccggactgggaccggcactga ggcgctcaggggctggagccgacactggagggcgctcaggggctggagccgacactggagggcgctcaggggctggagccgacactggagggcgctcaggggctggagccgacactggagggcgctcaggggctggagccgacactggagggcgctcaggggctggagccgacactggagggcgctcaggggctggagccgacactggagggcgctcaggggctggagccgacactggagggcgctcaggggctggagccgacactggagggcgctcaggggctggagccgacactggagggcgctcaggggctggagccgacactggagggcgctcaggggctggagccgacactggagggcgctcaggggctggagccgacactggagggcgctcaggggctggagccgacactggagggcgctcaggggctggagccgacactggagggcgctcaggggctggagccgacactggagggcgctcaggggctggagccgacactggagggcgctcaggggctggagccgacactggagggcgctcaggggctggagccgacactggagggcgctcaggggctggagccgacactggagggcgctcaggggctggagccgacactggagggcgctcaggggctggagccgacactggagggcgctcaggggctggagccgacactggagggcgctcaggggctggagccgacactggagggcgctcaggggctggagccgacactggagggcgctcaggggctggagccgacactggagggcgctcaggggctggagccgacactggagggcgctcaggggctggagccgacactggagggcgctcaggggctggagccgacactggagggcgctcaggggctggagccgacactggagggcgctcaggggctggagccgacactggagggcgctcaggggctggagccgacactggagggcgctcaggggctggagccgacactggagggcgctcaggggctggagccgacactggagggcgctcaggggctggagccgacactggagggcgctcaggggctggagccgacactggagggcgctctggggctggagccgacactggagggcgctctggggctggagccgacactggagggcgctctggggctggagccggcaCTGCAGCAGAGGTCTTCCTCTTTAA
- the LOC141381262 gene encoding uncharacterized protein isoform X1 encodes MKGGREGSQARPKTTNKGGMGGQDKGGSVQGGSSGSGAPAGNQGGAGGSVQGGGKEHQGGAGGTTQGESIRGDKAGGRWGAGWAGGLWGAGCARSGWAEAGRAGDQRGAGRAGSWAGAGRARRLVGAGRARSRAGAGRARRLGCAGRARSRAGAGRARRLGGAGRARGRAGVGWARRLGGAGRARRLGGAGRARSRADAGRARRLVGAGRARRLGGAGRARRLGGAGRARSRVVAGWARRLGGAGRARSRAGAGWARRLGGAGRARSRADAGRARRLVGAGRARRLGGAGRARRLGGAGRARSRVGLEPTLEGAQGLEPTLEGAQGLEPTLEGAQGLEPTLEGAQGLEPTLEGAQGLEPTLEGAQGLEPTLEGAQGLEPTLEGAQGLEPTLEGAQGLEPTLEGAQGLEPTLEGAQGLEPTLEGAQGLEPTLEGAQGLEPTLEGAQGLEPTLEGAQGLEPTLEGAQGLEPTLEGAQGLEPTLEGALGLEPTLEGALGLEPTLEGALGLEPALQQRSSSLTSAFECGSALAGWTCVGRWRWCKGSSSLEGSLSPLAAEQRATESWDWDVRHKQPDEPNAPQTDGKIALPISASAGH; translated from the exons atgaagggggggagggagggaagccaagccagacccaaaacgacaaacaagggagggatgggagggcaagacaaGGGAGGATCAGTCCAGGGTGGGTCCAGCGGGTCAGGAGCCCCAGCAGggaaccagggtggagccggtgggtccgtccagggtggaggaaaggaacaccagggaggagcaggagggacgacccagggagagtctatcaggggagacaaggcaggaggtcggtggggagccggctgggctggaggcctgtggggagccggctgtgCTAGAAGCGGCTgggctgaagccggcagggctggagaccagaggggagccggcagggcagggagctgggctggtgccggcagggctagacgtctggttggcgccggcagggcaaggagccgggctggggccggcagggcaagacgtctgggttgtgccggcagggcaaggagccgggctggggccggcagggcaagacgtctgggtggtgccggcagggcaaggggccgggctggggtcggctgggcaagacgtctgggtggcgccggcagggcaagacgtctgggtggcgccggcagggcaaggagccgggctgatgccggcagggctagacgtctggttggcgccggcagggcaaggcgtctgggtggcgccggcagggcaaggcgtctgggtggcgccggcagggcaaggagccgggttgtggccggctgggcaagacgtctgggtggcgccggcagggcaaggagccgagctggggccggctgggcaagacgtctgggtggcgccggcagggcaaggagccgggctgatgccggcagggctagacgtctggttggcgccggcagggcaaggcgtctgggtggcgccggcagggcaaggcgtctgggtggcgccggcagggcaaggagccgggtt gggctggagccgacactggagggcgctcaggggctggagccgacactggagggcgctcaggggctggagccgacactggagggcgctcaggggctggagccgacactggagggcgctcaggggctggagccgacactggagggcgctcaggggctggagccgacactggagggcgctcaggggctggagccgacactggagggcgctcaggggctggagccgacactggagggcgctcaggggctggagccgacactggagggcgctcaggggctggagccgacactggagggcgctcaggggctggagccgacactggagggcgctcaggggctggagccgacactggagggcgctcaggggctggagccgacactggagggcgctcaggggctggagccgacactggagggcgctcaggggctggagccgacactggagggcgctcaggggctggagccgacactggagggcgctcaggggctggagccgacactggagggcgctcaggggctggagccgacactggagggcgctctggggctggagccgacactggagggcgctctggggctggagccgacactggagggcgctctggggctggagccggcaCTGCAGCAGAGGTCTTCCTCTTTAACCTCCGCTTTTGAGTGCGGGTCAGCCCTTGCGGGCTGGACATGTGTTGGGAGGTGGCGCTGGTGTAAGGGATCCTCTTCTCTTGAAGGATCACTCTCTCCTTTAGCTGCAGAGCAGAGGGCAACAGAGAGCTGGGATTGGGATGTTCGCCATAAGCAGCCTGATGAACCAAATGCTCCACAAACTGATGGTAAGATAGCCCTCCCAATTTCAGCATCTGCTGGACATTGA